A genomic stretch from Pochonia chlamydosporia 170 chromosome 4, whole genome shotgun sequence includes:
- a CDS encoding fungal specific transcription factor domain-containing protein — translation MTTYTKEIFAENAQEGRYLDIKSKHDQPDLQVRGGKMGGAGSAANLVTTRASSRRAAGEQLRELFNYLQTRSWNEAVGILRRIRETADPLEVVRLVRDGDLLLLHAGPEEKQMVSVEPQSPSQHPSRLIPITTSPWTTVTDSSTLKRLISIFFEKDQRFLMSFIDRDMFLKDMQAGPQSSQNGWFCSVLLVNAICAFTVRYYATTFATNPTHKGDLGEAFFSESKRLLDLEAGKPSLPTAQALLIMFSYCSIMGRDRAGNLFRAAGYEMMKRVMPRVNAALSNNTHAPEKRRAILKALWGMFCFDSVCSSVYLRPSLFSTPEIPHLYELVDRMEHSQSESGEGGSGKARIGSERDDLTLKYACDLSEIFNKAMLRPRLNGPGASSSQLAQLYDELQMLQAKLPKEQGYKETHHYEHCHLWAYHHVVAANIARLVQNHDTQMLSEEHAPADNFVGHCQGIIQNIDRHLYRHPSERDGSLTILYFAYTCTTALLDYVNTSVSASQTFTRACQIIHEAKVYPLSNLLLEGLAAVAHQISVQLPDDTAPYFSNIPTDELEHGDIALGFAVPIRYQLSKLLSDEELDFDPEGLGIELGDVIARSRANRRI, via the exons ATGACGACCTATACGAAGGAAATATTTGCGGAAAATGCGCAGGAGGGCAGATACCTGGATATAAAATCAAAACATGATCAACCGGATCTGCAAGTACGGGGCGGCAAAATGGGTGGCGCCGGAAGTGCTGCAAACTTGGTGACG ACTCGCGCTTCCTCGAGACGAGCCGCTGGTGAGCAGCTTCGTGAGCTCTTCAACTACCTACAGACGAGATCATGGAACGAAGCGGTGGGAATTTTAAGGCGTATCCGAGAAACGGCAGACCCTTTGGAGGTTGTCCGCCTTGTTAGGGATGGCGATCTTCTGTTACTCCACGCTGGGCCAGAGGAAAAGCAGATGGTGTCTGTAGAGCCACAAAGCCCTTCCCAACACCCAAGCCGACTAATCCCCATCACAACCTCGCCTTGGACTACTGTTACTGACAGTAGTACCCTTAAACGCCTTATCAGCATATTCTTCGAAAAAGACCAGCGATTTCTCATGTCATTCATTGATAGGGATATGTTCCTCAAGGATATGCAAGCTGGCCCGCAGTCGTCTCAGAATGGATGGTTTTGCTCCGTGCTATTAGTCAATGCTATTTGCGCCTTTACAGTG CGCTATTATGCCACAACCTTTGCAACCAACCCAACACATAAAGGTGACCTAGGGGAGGCATTCTTTTCTGAATCGAAACGGCTGCTCGACTTGGAGGCTGGGAAACCCTCACTCCCAACTGCGCAGGCACTCCTCATCATGTTCTCGTACTGTTCCATAATGGGTCGCGACCGAGCGGGAAATCTGTTTCGCGCCGCAGGTTACGAAATGATGAAGCGTGTAATGCCAAGAGTTAATGCGGCACTTTCGAACAACACTCATGCGCCCGAAAAGCGTCGAGCCATTTTAAAAGCCCTTTGGGGGATGTTCTGTTTTGACAG TGTATGTTCCTCAGTCTATTTGCGGCCATCGCTATTTTCTACACCAGAGATACCTCATTTGTACGAGTTAGTCGATAGGATGGAGCATTCCCAGAGTGAATCTGGCGAGGGAGGGTCAGGCAAGGCGCGGATAGGGTCCGAAAGGGATGATTTGACACTAAAGTATGCTTGTGATTTATCCgaaatcttcaacaaggccatgcTAAGGCCTCGCCTTAACGGACCTGGAGCTAGCAGTTCACAACTAGCGCAGCTTTACGACGAGttgcagatgctgcaagccaagttACCCAAGGAACAAGGATACAAGGAGACTCACCACTACGAACATTGCCACTTATG GGCGTATCACCACGTAGTGGCTGCCAACATCGCGCGACTCGTTCAGAATCACGACACGCAAATGCTCTCCGAGGAGCACGCCCCTGCGGACAATTTTGTTGGCCACTGCCAAGGCATCATACAGAATATTGATCGCCATCTTTATCGGCACCCTTCCGAACGCGACGGCTCCCTGACTATCCTTTATTTCGCCTACACATGCACAACGGCGCTGCTCGATTATGTCAACACCTCAGTTTCGGCGTCGCAGACATTTACACGAGCTTGCCAAATAATTCACGAGGCAAAGGTATATCCGCTATCaaaccttcttcttgaaggACTGGCAGCTGTTGCACATCAAATTAGTGTACAGCTACCAGATGACACGGCGCCCTACTTCAGTAATATCCCCACGGACGAACTGGAGCATGGGGATATTGCTCTTGGCTTCGCCGTGCCCATACGCTACCAACTTTCCAAATTGTTAAGCGATGAAGAATTGGATTTCGATCCAGAAGGTTTAGGGATCGAACTGGGTGATGTAATTGCGCGAAGTAGAGCAAATCGCAGAATATGA
- a CDS encoding Zn(2)-C6 fungal-type DNA-binding domain-containing protein (similar to Metarhizium robertsii ARSEF 23 XP_007822297.1), which translates to MAKKREIEALREENSRLAAIMDRLRLAPETEAIAALRELRQTTTAEDPASFLPYSVQAPFTLPLASVSAPTQGSIEFELMIRHAIAYPTLAPLDAAATGDLSRSMDREWELHELKTVFCYSLNPPTASTMSEPETSQPIVSPAPSWNEPHGEVKSTAYCDARLDLLNISFWSRLVITRELAATLISLYLETDHPTLGLFDANLFLVDLIDCRTRYCSQLLVSAILSWACHAYSTFDPQATALGEACFNEADSLWKVEQSFDSLPTVAAAQLLSLSSIYNGHNGGIPYLNLGIEMAQRMGLFGLPNLAMVDPSVEEGRKPDDWTMAKSHTAWGVYNWIVMRSLMFQEEEPAARYPPNTDPPGKGVHLTSNNWTGAATHPPSLPYYMGRTFPATCEFWLLTREWTTVYYVSGRMPIRDRVSLHFARGIFQRLLAWSDKLHTMLVRGDKSSHHSIIFQIWFHVSILQLFRPFARPAAAATDLLIQDDFAVAVFTASLNQLKHLTTMFHSTYPCAQYAAFWHVAPLHIANAVLQNTSDPYWWPYFMLCLDSYADLYGAFRVAGAINKSLLSIALRLKVITPSKAQALMAQVDEKGIHHSHDQSISASFIVDLDLADVDPLAAQLMSLSNSFDDMALFGEFTELETEALVAGEDS; encoded by the exons ATGGCAAAGAAGCGGGAGATCGAGGCACTAAGGGAAGAGAATAGCAGGCTCGCCGCAATCATGGATAGGTTAAGATTAGCACCAGAAACAGAAGCAATAGCTGCACTCCGCGAGCTGCGACAGACAACTACAGCAGAGGACCCAGCAAGCTTCCTACCGTATTCTGTACAAGCCCCCTTTACGTTACCATTAGCATCAGTCAGTGCTCCAACTCAAGGGAGTATCGAGTTTGAGCTGATGATTCGTCATGCTATTGCCTATCCCACGCTGGCGCCACTGGACGCGGCAGCTACTGGCGATCTATCTCGATCCATGGAT AGGGAGTGGGAATTGCATGAGCTAAAGACCGTGTTCTGCTACAGTCTGAACCCGCCAACGGCATCCACAATGTCGGAACCCGAAACCAGTCAGCCGATCGTTTCGCCTGCACCGAGCTGGAACGAACCACATGGTGAAGTAAAGTCGACGGCCTACTGCGATGCGCGGCTAGACCTATTAAATATCAGCTTTTGGAGTAGGCTAGTTATTACCAGGGAGCTGGCTGCAACGTTGATATCCCTATATCTCGAGACGGATCATCCCACGCTTGGACTTTTCGATGCCAACCTATTTCTGGTTGATCTTATTGACTGTCGCACTCGTTACTGTTCTCAgcttcttgtttctgctATTCTTTCGTGGGCATGT CATGCGTACAGTACTTTTGATCCACAGGCAACTGCACTTGGCGAAGCGTGTTTCAATGAAGCCGATTCTTTGTGGAAGGTGGAACAAAGTTTTGACTCGCTGCCTACTGTCGCCGCTGCCCAGCTTCTCAGCCTCTCGAGCATATATAATGGACATAACGGGGGTATTCCATACTTAAATCTAGGCATCGAAATGGCTCAACGAATGGGTCTGTTCGGACTTCCAAACCTTGCGATGGTTGACCCGTCGGTTGAAGAGGGTCGAAAGCCAGATGACTGGACGATGGCAAAGTCGCACACTGCTTGGGGCGTGTACAACTGGATTGT TATGCGGTCTTTAATGTTTCAAGAGGAGGAGCCAGCGGCGAGATATCCGCCAAATACTGATCCGCCTGGCAAAGGTGTCCATCTCACCTCGAACAATTGGACTGGGGCCGCAACACATCCACCAAGCTTGCCATACTACATGGGCAGAACATTTCCAGCCACCTGCGAATTTTGGTTGCTCACTCGCGAGTGGACAACGGTCTACTATGTGTCTGGCAGGATGCCTATTCGGGATCGTGTGTCTCTGCACTTTGCACGTGGGATATTTCAGAGGCTGCTGGCTTGGTCCGACAAGCTGCACACGATGCTGGTGAGGGGAGACAAAAGCTCCCACCATAGCATCATCTTTCA AATCTGGTTCCACGTCTCCATACTTCAGCTGTTCCGACCCTTTGCGCGACCGGCCGCTGCCGCAACTGacctcctcatccaagaTGACTTTGCAGTGGCCGTATTCACGGCCTCTCTAAATCAACTTAAACATCTTACAACCATGTTCCACTCTACATACCCATGTGCACAGTACGCTGCGTTCTGGCACGTCGCGCCATTGCATATTGCAAATGCCGTACTGCAAAACACCAGTGACCCCTACTGGTGGCCATACTTTATGCTCTGCCTGGACAGCTATGCAGATCTATACGGCGCATTTCGCGTCGCCGGGGCTATTAATAAGAGCCTCTTGTCGATTGCCCTTCGCTTAAAAGTCATCACCCCATCGAAAGCCCAGGCCCTCATGGCGCAAGTCGATGAAAAGGGGATTCACCACAGTCATGACCAAAGCATCAGCGCAAGTTTCATTGTTGATCTCGACTTGGCCGATGTGGATCCTCTGGCCGCGCAGCTAATGAGCCTAAGTAACTCGTTTGATGATATGGCCTTGTTTGGAGAGTTTACGGAACTTGAGACGGAGGCCCTCGTTGCGGGGGAAGACAGCTGA